One Curtobacterium sp. MCLR17_032 genomic window carries:
- a CDS encoding GntR family transcriptional regulator: MTEPTDAAPVSQTAQLYDNLRAAILTLDIAPGERISERGLEARFHASRTPVRAALSRLEREGLILHEGRSWTVTPIDLDEIASLAELRGVLEPAAARLAVARAQPEALAEVRGHLDALRPTPDQQAGITMGSTFHLDLAALGGNRFVTDAVADALTRLERTRWIEVRTPEARDAAWQEHSDILDAVQQGDADRAAELVAAHVAGTNDRLLGFIAQERRRLRGAGMAIVGAPERLAAGA; the protein is encoded by the coding sequence GTGACCGAACCGACCGACGCAGCACCCGTGTCGCAGACGGCCCAGCTCTACGACAACCTCCGCGCCGCGATCCTGACGCTCGACATCGCGCCCGGGGAACGCATCTCGGAGCGCGGGCTCGAAGCGCGTTTCCACGCCTCGCGCACCCCCGTCCGTGCCGCCTTGTCGCGCCTGGAACGCGAGGGGCTCATCCTGCACGAGGGGCGTTCGTGGACGGTCACCCCGATCGACCTCGACGAGATCGCCTCGCTCGCCGAACTCCGCGGTGTCCTCGAACCCGCCGCCGCCCGGCTCGCCGTGGCCCGTGCGCAGCCGGAGGCGCTCGCCGAGGTCCGTGGGCACCTCGATGCCCTCCGTCCGACGCCGGACCAGCAGGCCGGCATCACGATGGGGTCGACGTTCCACCTGGACCTGGCAGCCCTCGGCGGCAACCGGTTCGTCACCGACGCGGTGGCCGACGCCCTGACCCGACTCGAGCGCACGCGGTGGATCGAGGTCCGCACGCCCGAGGCCCGCGACGCCGCGTGGCAGGAGCACAGCGACATCCTCGACGCCGTCCAGCAGGGCGACGCCGACCGTGCAGCGGAACTGGTCGCCGCCCACGTCGCGGGGACGAACGACCGGCTGCTGGGCTTCATCGCCCAGGAGCGGCGTCGGCTCCGCGGCGCGGGCATGGCGATCGTCGGCGCGCCGGAGCGGCTGGCCGCCGGCGCCTGA
- a CDS encoding LacI family DNA-binding transcriptional regulator: MVGVAGQAARGSDRDGRHGVTTQGTAPPTVYDVASAAGVSIATVSRVLRTPDAVREGTRDRVQAAIRSLGYVPSGNARALAGRRTGVVGLLLPGFDVVPDERPDVVTDGGVRIVDDRRHVTQPTSSNLYFDEVLRGAETEAWQRGLALMVAAGRGPSRDVIVNDVAGRVDGLAVLAQTVPDELLEHVARRIPVVVLADDRRSRGFDSISVDNAAGMRTLAAHVIGRLGIRSIAYVAGPVDSPDDQERTAGFKRALEDHGLASAAVRTVHGDFGRVRARELARTLLDERVPRAIVCSNDQSALGVLDAVLARGLRVPDDVVVTGFDGIDAGRYSVPRLTTVHQPMGDLGRAAVRAIVDRLDRRDGPPRAVRLPVEVLLRESCPPSI, encoded by the coding sequence ATGGTCGGCGTCGCCGGGCAGGCCGCCCGCGGCTCCGACCGCGACGGGAGGCACGGCGTGACCACGCAGGGCACCGCACCTCCCACGGTCTACGACGTCGCCTCGGCCGCGGGCGTCTCGATCGCGACCGTCTCCCGCGTCCTCCGTACGCCCGACGCCGTCCGCGAGGGCACCCGCGACCGCGTGCAGGCCGCGATCCGCTCCCTCGGCTACGTCCCGTCCGGCAACGCCCGCGCCCTGGCCGGACGACGGACCGGCGTGGTGGGGCTGCTGCTGCCGGGGTTCGACGTCGTGCCGGACGAGCGGCCGGACGTCGTCACCGACGGCGGCGTCCGCATCGTCGACGACCGTCGGCACGTGACGCAGCCGACGTCCTCGAACCTGTACTTCGACGAGGTCCTGCGGGGCGCCGAGACCGAGGCCTGGCAGCGCGGCCTGGCGCTCATGGTCGCGGCCGGACGTGGTCCGTCGCGGGACGTCATCGTCAACGACGTCGCCGGCCGGGTCGACGGGTTGGCGGTCCTGGCGCAGACCGTGCCGGACGAGCTGCTCGAACACGTCGCCCGCCGGATCCCGGTGGTGGTGCTCGCCGACGACCGGCGCTCGCGCGGCTTCGACTCGATCAGCGTCGACAACGCCGCGGGCATGCGGACCCTCGCCGCCCACGTCATCGGTCGGCTCGGCATCCGGTCGATCGCATACGTCGCCGGGCCCGTCGACTCCCCGGACGACCAGGAGCGCACCGCCGGGTTCAAGCGTGCGCTCGAGGACCACGGCCTGGCGTCGGCCGCGGTCCGGACCGTGCACGGCGACTTCGGCCGGGTCCGGGCGCGGGAGCTCGCCCGCACCCTGCTGGACGAGCGGGTGCCGCGGGCGATCGTCTGCTCGAACGACCAGTCGGCGCTCGGCGTGCTCGACGCGGTCCTGGCGCGCGGGCTCCGGGTGCCGGACGACGTCGTGGTGACGGGGTTCGACGGCATCGATGCCGGGCGGTACTCGGTGCCGCGGCTGACCACGGTGCACCAGCCGATGGGGGACCTCGGCCGCGCAGCCGTCCGGGCGATCGTCGACCGACTGGACCGCCGTGACGGTCCGCCGCGGGCCGTCCGGCTGCCCGTCGAGGTGCTCCTGCGCGAGAGCTGCCCGCCGTCGATCTGA
- a CDS encoding ABC transporter substrate-binding protein, whose protein sequence is MTLPPQRTPRRTPRRTPRHARRTRLAVALAGIAVVALAASGCSIQVRSQPDPSIGKDTMLINADHGNPLFDRNFNPYITNARTASKWMYEPLIEVNPLDGKRNPWLASSWAQPDAKTIDMTIRSGVEWSNGDPFTAKDVVFTFDLLKKFPAMDVKGAWQHIDTIEQQGDHVVFHLKSDDVPSLTIIGQTYILGEQHWGKVKDPTTWRDPNPVGTGPFVLGNYTDQQYSMDKNRRYWQADKIAIKHLILPATNTQLDTVTRGYDWSYSFISDVKGTWGAASRTNTWWFPPGGVIGLIPNLTKAPYDDVNVRRGISLALDRDDIAETATEGNLSAAAQTGLILPNQERYANPDIPDKGMVKQDVDAAKASFAKSGWVEQGGKIVKDGKQLAITITTANGYADWLRAAQEVRRDLTAIGVSVTIKAPQPAGYQQAINNGDFDMAMGGMGNGDVYQAFNSLMSTEFYQPVGKPTVNNYERYRDPATQRLLDEYKATTDTARQQQILDQLQTIVYDQLPVIGMYHGGLWGLFNTGKFVGWPSAEDPYMAPQNYDSAPLLIFTKLRLRDSAAGREILKEQDDAK, encoded by the coding sequence ATGACGCTTCCCCCACAGCGCACCCCGCGGCGCACTCCGCGGCGCACCCCGCGGCACGCCCGGCGCACGCGCCTCGCCGTTGCCCTCGCCGGCATCGCGGTCGTGGCCCTCGCGGCGTCCGGCTGCAGCATCCAGGTCCGGTCCCAACCGGACCCGAGCATCGGCAAGGACACGATGCTCATCAACGCGGACCACGGCAACCCGCTGTTCGACCGCAACTTCAACCCGTACATCACGAACGCCCGCACGGCCTCGAAGTGGATGTACGAGCCCCTCATCGAGGTGAACCCCCTCGACGGCAAGCGGAACCCGTGGCTCGCCAGCTCCTGGGCGCAGCCGGACGCCAAGACGATCGACATGACGATCCGCAGCGGCGTCGAGTGGTCGAACGGTGACCCGTTCACGGCGAAGGACGTCGTCTTCACGTTCGACCTACTGAAGAAGTTCCCCGCGATGGACGTCAAGGGCGCCTGGCAGCACATCGACACCATCGAGCAGCAGGGCGACCACGTCGTCTTCCACCTGAAGTCCGACGACGTCCCGAGCCTGACGATCATCGGCCAGACCTACATCCTCGGCGAGCAGCACTGGGGGAAGGTCAAGGACCCGACGACGTGGCGGGACCCGAACCCGGTCGGCACCGGCCCGTTCGTCCTCGGCAACTACACCGACCAGCAGTACTCGATGGACAAGAACCGTCGGTACTGGCAGGCGGACAAGATCGCGATCAAGCACCTCATCCTGCCGGCGACGAACACGCAGCTCGACACCGTCACGCGCGGCTACGACTGGTCGTACTCGTTCATCTCCGACGTCAAGGGCACCTGGGGCGCCGCGTCCCGCACCAACACGTGGTGGTTCCCGCCGGGGGGTGTGATCGGCCTCATCCCGAACCTGACGAAGGCGCCGTACGACGACGTCAACGTCCGCCGGGGCATCTCGCTCGCGCTCGACCGCGACGACATCGCCGAGACCGCCACCGAGGGCAACCTCAGCGCCGCGGCCCAGACCGGCCTGATCCTGCCGAACCAGGAGCGGTACGCCAACCCGGACATCCCCGACAAGGGCATGGTGAAGCAGGACGTCGACGCCGCGAAGGCGTCGTTCGCGAAGTCCGGGTGGGTCGAGCAGGGCGGCAAGATCGTCAAGGACGGCAAGCAGCTCGCCATCACGATCACCACGGCGAACGGGTACGCGGACTGGCTCCGAGCCGCGCAGGAGGTCCGCCGCGACCTCACCGCCATCGGCGTCTCCGTCACCATCAAGGCCCCGCAGCCGGCCGGGTACCAGCAGGCGATCAACAACGGCGACTTCGACATGGCGATGGGCGGCATGGGCAACGGCGACGTGTACCAGGCGTTCAACTCGCTGATGTCGACCGAGTTCTACCAGCCCGTCGGCAAGCCCACCGTGAACAACTACGAGCGGTACCGGGACCCGGCCACCCAGCGCCTGCTCGACGAGTACAAGGCGACGACCGACACCGCCCGCCAGCAGCAGATCCTCGACCAGCTGCAGACCATCGTGTACGACCAGCTGCCGGTGATCGGCATGTACCACGGCGGACTCTGGGGCCTGTTCAACACCGGCAAGTTCGTCGGGTGGCCGAGCGCGGAGGACCCCTACATGGCCCCGCAGAACTACGACTCGGCGCCGCTGCTGATCTTCACGAAGCTGCGACTGCGTGACAGCGCCGCCGGCCGGGAGATCCTGAAGGAACAGGACGACGCCAAGTGA
- a CDS encoding ABC transporter permease, whose product MKYILQKLVLFVLTLWAAVTLNFVLPRLMPGSPSDAALAKLSQNGPVTDATRKAIEAQLGVPTGNLWDQYVSYLHQVITLDFGTSYTFYPQPVGDLVGKALPYTLILVGVVTILAFVLGTLIGVGAAWKRGTWLDSLPTLSGSFMSTFPYFWTALLLLFFLGYVLHWFPTTGAYSATTTPGLSGAFVGDALQHAVLPAVTILVTSLGGWIIGMRNAMINTLGDDYVTFAEANGLRGRTVAIRYAARNAILPNLTGFGLALGGVVGGSVLVEQVFGYPGIGYLLFNAVIGQDYPLMQALFLMITVSVLIANFIVDVLYGVLDPRTRR is encoded by the coding sequence GTGAAGTACATCCTGCAGAAACTCGTCCTCTTCGTCCTGACCCTCTGGGCCGCGGTCACGCTGAACTTCGTGCTCCCGCGCCTCATGCCGGGCAGCCCGAGCGACGCGGCCCTGGCGAAGCTCAGCCAGAACGGCCCCGTCACCGACGCCACCCGCAAGGCCATCGAGGCGCAGCTCGGCGTCCCGACCGGCAACCTGTGGGACCAGTACGTCAGCTACCTGCACCAGGTCATCACGCTCGACTTCGGGACGAGCTACACGTTCTACCCGCAGCCGGTCGGCGACCTCGTCGGCAAGGCCCTGCCGTACACGCTGATCCTGGTCGGCGTCGTGACGATCCTGGCGTTCGTCCTCGGCACCCTGATCGGTGTCGGCGCCGCCTGGAAGCGCGGCACCTGGCTCGACTCGCTCCCCACCCTGTCCGGCTCGTTCATGTCGACGTTCCCGTACTTCTGGACGGCGCTGCTCCTGCTGTTCTTCCTCGGCTACGTCCTGCACTGGTTCCCGACCACCGGCGCGTACTCGGCGACGACCACCCCGGGCCTCTCCGGAGCCTTCGTGGGTGATGCCCTGCAACACGCGGTCCTGCCGGCGGTCACGATCCTGGTGACGAGCCTCGGTGGCTGGATCATCGGCATGCGCAACGCGATGATCAACACCCTCGGTGACGACTACGTCACCTTCGCCGAGGCGAACGGCCTCCGCGGTCGCACCGTCGCGATCCGGTACGCCGCCCGCAACGCGATCCTGCCGAACCTCACCGGCTTCGGCCTCGCCCTCGGCGGGGTGGTCGGCGGCTCGGTGCTCGTCGAGCAGGTGTTCGGCTACCCGGGCATCGGCTACCTGCTGTTCAACGCCGTCATCGGGCAGGACTACCCGCTCATGCAGGCACTCTTCCTGATGATCACCGTGTCGGTGCTCATCGCCAACTTCATCGTGGACGTGCTGTACGGCGTCCTGGACCCGAGGACGCGCCGATGA
- a CDS encoding ABC transporter permease: protein MTTIAVRTQEPEQQAPSKLRSAARQFGVVWSNTKARIGIVILAVFVLVAILAPLLAPYGASQNGFARSADATPDHWMGTTAAGEDVLSQLIYGARISVMVGAVAGILSTLVAVAIGLSWGYVRGWIAEVIGFVVNLFLVIPGLPLMIVIAAYLQNGGIAVIIAVIVVTGWAWGARVLRSQTQSLRGRDFVTAAQFSGEGATRIVFREILPNMTSLIVGSFFGAATSAILAEAGLEFLGLGDSSIVSWGTILYWAQNSNALLTGQWILLFAPGLCIALLAMSLTLINFGVDAVSNPRLREGARPKRKEATA, encoded by the coding sequence ATGACCACGATCGCAGTACGCACGCAAGAACCCGAACAGCAGGCCCCGTCCAAGCTCCGGTCCGCCGCCCGCCAGTTCGGCGTCGTCTGGTCGAACACCAAGGCCCGGATCGGCATCGTCATCCTGGCCGTGTTCGTCCTCGTCGCGATCCTGGCACCGCTCCTCGCCCCGTACGGCGCCAGCCAGAACGGTTTCGCCCGGTCCGCCGACGCGACGCCCGACCACTGGATGGGCACCACCGCCGCCGGCGAGGACGTCCTGTCCCAGCTCATCTACGGCGCCCGCATCTCGGTGATGGTCGGCGCGGTCGCGGGCATCCTGTCCACGCTCGTCGCCGTCGCGATCGGCCTCAGCTGGGGCTACGTCCGTGGGTGGATCGCCGAGGTCATCGGCTTCGTCGTGAACCTGTTCCTGGTGATCCCGGGCCTGCCGCTCATGATCGTCATCGCGGCCTACCTGCAGAACGGCGGGATCGCGGTCATCATCGCGGTGATCGTCGTCACCGGCTGGGCCTGGGGCGCGCGCGTCCTGCGCAGCCAGACGCAGTCCCTCCGCGGTCGTGACTTCGTCACCGCCGCCCAGTTCTCCGGCGAGGGCGCGACCCGCATCGTGTTCCGCGAGATCCTGCCGAACATGACGAGCCTCATCGTCGGCAGCTTCTTCGGTGCCGCGACGAGCGCGATCCTGGCGGAGGCCGGCCTCGAGTTCCTGGGCCTCGGCGACTCCTCGATCGTCAGCTGGGGCACGATCCTCTACTGGGCGCAGAACTCCAACGCGCTGCTCACCGGCCAGTGGATCCTGCTGTTCGCACCGGGTCTCTGCATCGCCCTCCTGGCGATGAGCCTGACCCTCATCAACTTCGGCGTCGACGCCGTGTCCAACCCGCGGCTGCGCGAGGGCGCGCGCCCGAAGCGCAAGGAGGCGACCGCATGA
- a CDS encoding ABC transporter ATP-binding protein yields the protein MSGSRSAPQDGLEARTGAATVLPSDGPTGSATDVLLDVRDLSVVYESSGQTAVQAVDHVSFSLRKGEFVGLVGESGSGKSTLGYALTRLQKPPARTNGGSIVFNGHDIRDLGDEELRQQRQGGFAMVLQSGMNALNPVRTIRNHFIDVFRAHGHVPRERWDSRMRELVGKVKLPDSMLARFPGELSGGMRQRVSIALALSLEPQLMVFDEPTTALDVLVQHAVMDTIIELQRAEGFTAVLISHDLGIVLEATERVLVMHEGRIVEDGGSREILRDPQDEYTQMLLSHYADPRAAVVSLPGFPDRSLRAEAGEKRQQATSSFSTVGSRERSAARNPIVVDHLVKTYPAPRRGEQPVQAVRDVSFTLEPGQSLALVGQSGSGKSTIAKVLTGVEKPTAGTVRFGDLDVAKLGRRGMRDLRSEVQMVFQDPYSALNPLHTVEYTLTRPVVNYTGLRGRDARRRVLELLETVGLTPVEQFAQKLPHQLSGGQRQRVVIARALASDPQVIIADEPVSMLDVTLRAGVLALLEDLREQWGVSLLYITHDLLSARLITDDIMVLHDGAVVERGRTADVLQHPQDDYTVALLDAVPNPRRRLTA from the coding sequence ATGAGCGGCTCACGTTCCGCACCCCAGGACGGACTGGAGGCGCGCACCGGCGCCGCCACGGTCCTCCCGTCCGACGGTCCCACCGGATCCGCCACCGACGTCCTGCTCGACGTCCGCGACCTGTCGGTCGTCTACGAGTCGTCCGGGCAGACCGCCGTCCAGGCGGTCGACCACGTGTCGTTCTCGCTGCGGAAGGGCGAGTTCGTCGGCCTGGTCGGCGAGTCCGGGTCCGGCAAGTCGACGCTCGGCTACGCGCTGACACGGCTGCAGAAGCCGCCCGCGCGGACCAACGGCGGCAGCATCGTGTTCAACGGCCACGACATCCGCGACCTCGGCGACGAGGAGCTCCGGCAGCAGCGCCAGGGCGGCTTCGCGATGGTGCTGCAGTCCGGCATGAACGCGCTGAACCCCGTGCGGACGATCCGCAACCACTTCATCGACGTCTTCAGGGCCCACGGCCACGTGCCGCGCGAGCGGTGGGACAGCCGGATGCGGGAGCTCGTCGGCAAGGTGAAGCTGCCCGACTCGATGCTGGCGCGGTTCCCCGGCGAGCTGTCCGGCGGCATGCGGCAGCGCGTGTCGATCGCCCTGGCGCTGTCCCTCGAGCCGCAGCTCATGGTGTTCGACGAGCCGACCACGGCGCTCGACGTCCTGGTGCAGCACGCGGTGATGGACACGATCATCGAGCTGCAGCGTGCCGAGGGCTTCACGGCCGTGCTCATCAGCCACGACCTCGGCATCGTCCTCGAGGCGACCGAGCGTGTCCTCGTGATGCACGAGGGCCGGATCGTCGAGGACGGCGGATCGCGCGAGATCCTGCGCGACCCGCAGGACGAGTACACGCAGATGCTGCTCTCGCACTACGCCGACCCGCGCGCCGCGGTCGTGAGCCTGCCGGGCTTCCCGGACCGCTCGCTCCGAGCCGAGGCCGGTGAGAAGCGACAGCAGGCGACGTCGTCGTTCAGCACGGTCGGGTCACGGGAGCGCAGTGCCGCCCGGAACCCGATCGTCGTCGACCACCTCGTCAAGACGTACCCGGCGCCCCGTCGTGGCGAGCAGCCGGTGCAGGCGGTGCGCGACGTGTCGTTCACCCTCGAGCCGGGGCAGTCCCTGGCCCTCGTCGGTCAGTCGGGCTCCGGCAAGTCGACCATCGCGAAGGTGCTCACCGGCGTCGAGAAGCCGACGGCCGGCACCGTCCGGTTCGGTGACCTCGACGTCGCGAAGCTCGGGCGGCGGGGCATGCGGGACCTGCGCTCCGAGGTGCAGATGGTCTTCCAGGACCCGTACTCGGCGCTCAACCCACTGCACACGGTGGAGTACACGCTGACCCGTCCGGTCGTGAACTACACCGGGCTCCGCGGTCGCGATGCCCGACGCCGTGTGCTCGAGCTCCTCGAGACGGTGGGCCTGACGCCCGTCGAGCAGTTCGCGCAGAAGCTCCCGCACCAGCTCTCCGGTGGGCAGCGGCAGCGCGTCGTGATCGCCCGGGCGCTCGCGAGCGACCCGCAGGTGATCATCGCCGACGAGCCGGTCTCGATGCTCGACGTGACGCTCCGTGCCGGGGTGCTCGCGCTCCTCGAGGACCTGCGCGAGCAGTGGGGCGTCTCGCTCCTCTACATCACGCACGACCTGCTCAGCGCCCGACTGATCACCGACGACATCATGGTGCTGCACGACGGCGCGGTCGTCGAGCGGGGACGGACGGCCGACGTGCTGCAGCACCCGCAGGACGACTACACGGTGGCGCTCCTCGACGCCG